One stretch of Pseudomonas sp. NC02 DNA includes these proteins:
- a CDS encoding LysR substrate-binding domain-containing protein: MLIDEEFTLKKLEIFLAFMRTGNLARAAAELQTSNVSVHRAIHSLENALRCPLFKHEGRNLTPLESAYVLEERAQKLVQDVVDSVRVTREAAGFSAERFKLGSLYSLTVKTVPQLIMGLKIRRSELNIDLILGSNFDLLYKLKNMEVDAILISLDEHANDPDCEQIALFSDDIFLATPADSPFDREQEIDLADVRDATFITLTQGFATHQDGNRVFKQAGFEPKVAMQVNDIFTLLSMVSSGVGYALLPGRIAAVYENRVKLIPLQPRYRLQQHIGVVFLKAKERDPNLLALLAECRMYANRQT, from the coding sequence ATGCTGATCGACGAAGAGTTCACCCTCAAGAAGCTGGAAATCTTCCTGGCGTTCATGCGCACCGGCAACCTGGCGCGGGCGGCGGCTGAACTGCAGACCAGCAACGTCAGCGTGCACCGGGCGATCCACTCCCTGGAAAACGCCCTGCGCTGCCCGCTGTTCAAGCACGAAGGGCGCAACCTCACGCCGCTGGAAAGCGCCTATGTGCTGGAAGAGCGCGCGCAGAAGCTGGTGCAGGATGTGGTCGACAGCGTGCGGGTCACCCGCGAGGCCGCCGGCTTTTCCGCCGAGCGCTTCAAGCTGGGCTCGCTGTATTCGCTGACGGTGAAGACCGTGCCGCAGTTGATCATGGGGCTGAAGATTCGCCGTAGCGAGCTGAATATCGACCTGATCCTCGGCTCCAATTTCGACCTGCTGTACAAGCTGAAGAACATGGAAGTCGATGCGATCCTGATCTCCCTCGACGAGCACGCCAACGATCCGGACTGCGAGCAGATCGCGCTGTTTTCCGACGACATCTTCCTCGCCACCCCGGCCGATTCACCCTTCGACCGCGAACAGGAAATCGACCTGGCGGACGTGCGCGACGCCACCTTCATCACCCTCACCCAAGGCTTCGCCACCCATCAGGATGGCAACCGCGTATTCAAGCAGGCAGGGTTCGAGCCGAAGGTGGCGATGCAGGTCAACGACATCTTCACCCTGCTGAGCATGGTCAGCTCGGGCGTGGGTTATGCGCTGCTGCCGGGGCGGATTGCGGCGGTGTATGAGAACCGGGTGAAGCTGATTCCCCTGCAACCGCGCTACCGTTTGCAGCAGCACATTGGCGTGGTGTTTCTGAAAGCCAAGGAACGCGACCCGAACCTGCTCGCGCTGTTGGCGGAGTGCCGGATGTATGCGAACCGCCAAACCTGA
- the madM gene encoding malonate transporter subunit MadM, whose protein sequence is MWELIEKGLANNGLVTAFAFVGVVMWISVVLSKRLTFGRIHGSAIAIVIGLVLAWVGGTLTGGQKGLADVALFSGIGLMGGAMLRDFAIVATAFEVQATEARKAGLIGAIALLLGTVLPFIVGASIAWAFGYRDAISMTTIGAGAVTYIVGPVTGAALGASSDVVALSIATGLIKAILVMVGTPMAARWMGLDNPRSAMVFGGLAGTVSGVTAGLAATDRRLVPYGALTATFHTGLGCLLGPSVLYFIVRGIVG, encoded by the coding sequence ATGTGGGAACTCATCGAGAAAGGCCTGGCAAATAACGGCTTGGTCACCGCCTTTGCATTTGTTGGCGTGGTGATGTGGATTTCGGTGGTGCTGTCCAAGCGCCTGACCTTCGGACGCATCCACGGCTCAGCCATCGCGATTGTGATCGGGCTGGTGCTGGCCTGGGTGGGCGGTACCTTGACCGGCGGGCAGAAAGGCCTGGCGGATGTGGCGCTGTTTTCCGGGATCGGCTTGATGGGCGGCGCCATGCTGCGGGACTTTGCCATCGTGGCCACGGCGTTTGAAGTACAGGCCACCGAGGCGCGCAAGGCCGGCTTGATTGGTGCGATTGCCTTGCTGTTGGGCACGGTGCTGCCGTTTATCGTGGGCGCGAGTATCGCCTGGGCGTTTGGTTATCGTGATGCGATCAGCATGACCACCATCGGCGCGGGCGCGGTGACGTACATCGTCGGGCCGGTGACCGGGGCGGCGTTGGGTGCAAGCTCGGATGTGGTGGCGCTGTCCATCGCGACTGGGTTGATCAAGGCGATCCTGGTGATGGTGGGCACGCCCATGGCGGCACGCTGGATGGGCCTGGATAACCCGCGCTCGGCGATGGTGTTTGGCGGCCTGGCCGGTACGGTGAGCGGCGTGACGGCAGGCCTGGCAGCGACGGACCGGCGGTTGGTGCCGTATGGCGCACTGACCGCCACCTTTCACACCGGGCTTGGGTGTTTGCTGGGGCCGTCGGTGCTGTACTTCATCGTGCGCGGGATTGTCGGCTGA
- the madL gene encoding malonate transporter subunit MadL: protein MIIYGVALLAICMLAGVILGDMLGVLLGVKSNVGGVGIAMILLICARLWMHKHGGMTKECEMGVGFWGAMYIPVVVAMAAQQNVVTALHGGPVAVLAAIGSVVVCGCTIALISRTHKGEPLPDEEPLIAAAPVAGGR, encoded by the coding sequence ATGATTATTTACGGTGTGGCGTTGCTGGCGATCTGCATGTTGGCCGGCGTGATTCTGGGCGACATGCTCGGCGTGTTGCTGGGAGTCAAATCCAACGTGGGCGGGGTGGGGATCGCGATGATCCTGCTGATCTGCGCACGGTTGTGGATGCACAAACACGGCGGCATGACCAAGGAATGCGAGATGGGTGTCGGCTTCTGGGGTGCCATGTACATCCCGGTAGTGGTGGCGATGGCGGCGCAACAGAACGTGGTGACCGCGCTGCACGGCGGCCCGGTGGCGGTGCTGGCGGCGATTGGTTCGGTGGTGGTGTGCGGTTGCACGATTGCCTTGATCAGCCGCACGCACAAGGGCGAACCGCTGCCCGATGAAGAGCCGCTGATTGCGGCTGCACCTGTCGCGGGAGGTCGCTGA
- the mdcH gene encoding malonate decarboxylase subunit epsilon yields the protein MSSLLAFPGQGAQRPGMLQQLPRAVLDEASAALNEDVLTLDSAEALASTRAVQLCLLIAGVASARLLEHTPDYVAGLSIGAYPAAVIAGSLDFADALKLVSLRGELMQQAYPHGYGMTALIGPDLSTVEALLAQVHSPQTPVYLANINADNQTVIAGSDEAMKAVANLVRGNGVAKRLAVSVPSHCVLLEKPAEALAEAFAQVTLKPPSITYLSSTRARPIHNTEHLRDDLAFNMCRIVDWRGTVQSAFERGVRLHIELPPGAVLTGLARRVFEQGTVIAFEGARLDTLQALLREEGNHHR from the coding sequence ATGAGCAGCCTCCTGGCATTCCCGGGGCAGGGCGCCCAGCGTCCCGGCATGCTCCAGCAACTGCCGCGTGCGGTGCTGGACGAAGCCAGTGCTGCCCTCAATGAGGATGTGCTTACCCTGGATTCTGCCGAAGCGCTGGCCTCGACCCGTGCCGTGCAGCTCTGCCTGTTGATTGCCGGTGTGGCCAGTGCGCGTTTGCTGGAACACACCCCCGATTACGTCGCCGGCCTGTCCATTGGTGCTTATCCGGCCGCCGTGATCGCCGGCTCGCTGGACTTTGCCGACGCGTTGAAACTCGTCAGCCTGCGCGGCGAACTGATGCAGCAAGCGTATCCCCACGGCTACGGCATGACCGCCCTTATCGGCCCGGACCTGTCCACCGTCGAAGCCTTGCTTGCTCAGGTCCACAGCCCGCAAACCCCGGTTTACCTGGCCAATATCAATGCCGACAACCAGACGGTCATCGCCGGCAGCGATGAGGCCATGAAGGCGGTCGCCAATCTGGTGCGCGGCAACGGCGTCGCCAAACGCCTGGCCGTCAGCGTGCCGTCTCATTGCGTACTGCTGGAAAAACCCGCCGAGGCCCTGGCCGAAGCATTCGCCCAAGTGACACTGAAACCGCCGAGCATCACCTACCTGAGCAGCACCCGCGCCCGGCCGATCCACAACACCGAACACCTGCGCGACGACCTCGCCTTCAACATGTGCCGCATCGTCGACTGGCGCGGCACCGTGCAAAGCGCCTTCGAGCGCGGTGTGCGCCTGCATATCGAACTGCCTCCCGGTGCCGTGCTTACAGGCCTTGCGCGCCGGGTGTTCGAGCAAGGCACCGTCATCGCCTTCGAAGGCGCCCGCCTGGACACCTTGCAGGCCTTGCTGCGAGAGGAGGGAAACCATCACCGATAG
- a CDS encoding malonate decarboxylase holo-ACP synthase, whose translation MVNAHDLLWGMTPAHAPADAPAWVLEALAAGHPVVVRRAVASPGQVAVGVRGRLREQRFAAVMPMAAVQRRVVPEDLRGVISPRDLPALQALAQLRPVLAGESWGVTGSAGFELASGVEALHAKSDLDLILRTPERLERSDAEDLLAILDTPVCAVDLQLQTPFGAVALREWAGGSRRVLLKNAGGAQLVLDPWQALA comes from the coding sequence ATGGTGAACGCTCACGACTTGCTCTGGGGCATGACCCCGGCGCATGCGCCCGCTGATGCGCCGGCCTGGGTGCTGGAAGCATTGGCCGCTGGGCATCCGGTGGTGGTGCGGCGTGCCGTCGCGTCACCGGGCCAGGTAGCGGTGGGGGTACGCGGGCGCTTGCGCGAGCAGCGCTTCGCCGCCGTGATGCCGATGGCGGCCGTGCAGCGGCGCGTGGTGCCGGAAGACCTGCGCGGTGTGATCTCGCCAAGGGATTTGCCGGCGTTGCAGGCTCTCGCTCAGTTACGACCGGTGCTGGCGGGAGAGAGTTGGGGCGTCACCGGCAGTGCGGGTTTCGAGTTGGCCAGCGGCGTCGAAGCGCTGCATGCCAAGAGCGATCTGGATTTGATTCTGCGCACGCCCGAGCGCCTTGAACGCAGCGATGCAGAGGACCTGCTGGCGATACTGGATACGCCGGTGTGCGCCGTGGACCTGCAACTGCAAACGCCTTTTGGCGCGGTCGCGTTGCGTGAATGGGCCGGTGGTTCGCGTCGCGTGCTGCTGAAAAATGCCGGTGGCGCGCAGTTGGTGCTCGACCCGTGGCAGGCCTTGGCATGA
- the mdcE gene encoding biotin-independent malonate decarboxylase subunit gamma, with the protein MRGLQWFNALSGDAAPVSGLPNSLKVADGVLGDQPVRFIAVVTDPQNRFPRARNGEVGLLEGWGLAKAVDEAINTGDKRPLIAIVDVPSQAYGRREEALGIHQALAAAADSYARARLAGHPVIALLVGKAMSGAFLAHGYQANRLIALRDPGVMVHAMGKASAARVTLRSVEELETLAASVPPMAYDIDSYASLGLLWETLSVSQIEQPTSEDVARVSDCLVQAIKDVQAGGRDLSGRLGATNRAASSHVRQLLREQW; encoded by the coding sequence ATGAGAGGTTTGCAGTGGTTCAACGCATTGAGCGGCGACGCAGCGCCAGTGAGCGGTTTGCCGAACTCGCTGAAAGTCGCCGACGGTGTGCTCGGTGATCAGCCAGTGCGCTTTATCGCGGTGGTCACCGACCCACAAAACCGCTTCCCTCGCGCTCGCAACGGTGAAGTCGGTTTGCTGGAAGGCTGGGGCTTGGCCAAGGCCGTTGATGAGGCGATCAACACCGGCGACAAGCGTCCGCTGATTGCCATCGTGGATGTGCCGAGCCAGGCCTACGGTCGTCGCGAAGAGGCGTTGGGCATTCACCAGGCATTGGCCGCCGCTGCCGACAGCTACGCCCGTGCCCGCCTGGCCGGTCACCCGGTGATCGCGCTGCTGGTGGGCAAGGCGATGTCCGGCGCCTTCCTCGCCCATGGTTACCAGGCCAACCGCCTGATTGCCCTGCGCGACCCCGGCGTGATGGTGCATGCCATGGGCAAGGCTTCGGCGGCACGGGTAACCCTGCGCAGTGTTGAAGAGCTGGAAACCCTGGCCGCCAGCGTGCCGCCGATGGCCTATGACATCGACAGCTATGCCAGCCTCGGCTTGCTCTGGGAGACCTTGTCGGTCAGCCAGATCGAGCAGCCCACCAGCGAAGATGTGGCGCGTGTCAGCGATTGCCTGGTGCAGGCGATCAAGGATGTGCAGGCCGGCGGTCGGGACCTGAGCGGTCGCCTGGGCGCCACTAACCGCGCGGCCTCCAGCCACGTGCGCCAACTGCTGCGGGAGCAATGGTGA
- a CDS encoding biotin-independent malonate decarboxylase subunit beta: MTDLLNKHSFVELGARQRAKALLDAGSYRELIDPFQRVMSPWLSRQGVVPQADDGVVIAKGSIAGLPVVIAAIEGNFQGGSLGEVGGAKMAGALELAAEDNRNGIPTRAILLLETGGVRLQEANLGLAAIADIHAAIVDLRQYQPVIGVVAGSVGCFGGMSIAAGLCSYLLVTREARLGLNGPQVIEQEAGLEEYDSRDRPFIWSLTGGEQRFNSGLADRYVADDVAQIQQQITELLQQGLPENQRSRQVDHYLERLAALNAEPQIDPATVRDLYQGERS; the protein is encoded by the coding sequence ATGACTGACTTGCTGAACAAACACAGCTTCGTCGAACTCGGCGCCCGGCAACGGGCCAAGGCCTTGCTCGACGCGGGCAGCTATCGCGAACTGATCGACCCGTTCCAGCGCGTCATGTCGCCGTGGCTGAGCCGCCAGGGCGTGGTGCCGCAGGCAGATGACGGCGTGGTGATCGCCAAGGGCAGCATCGCCGGCTTGCCGGTGGTCATCGCGGCCATCGAAGGCAATTTCCAGGGCGGCAGTCTCGGTGAAGTCGGCGGCGCGAAGATGGCCGGTGCACTGGAGTTGGCTGCTGAAGACAATCGCAACGGTATCCCTACTCGCGCGATCCTGCTGCTGGAAACCGGCGGCGTGCGCTTGCAGGAAGCCAACCTGGGCTTGGCCGCCATCGCCGATATCCACGCAGCGATTGTCGACCTGCGCCAGTACCAGCCGGTGATCGGCGTGGTGGCGGGCAGCGTCGGTTGCTTTGGCGGCATGTCCATCGCGGCAGGCTTGTGCAGTTATCTGCTGGTGACCCGTGAGGCGCGCCTTGGCCTGAACGGCCCGCAGGTGATCGAGCAGGAAGCCGGCCTTGAAGAATACGACTCCCGCGACCGGCCCTTCATCTGGAGCCTGACCGGCGGTGAGCAGCGTTTCAACAGCGGCTTGGCCGACCGGTATGTGGCCGACGACGTGGCGCAGATTCAGCAGCAGATCACTGAGTTGCTGCAACAAGGCTTGCCGGAAAACCAGCGCAGCCGTCAGGTTGATCACTATCTGGAACGCCTGGCCGCACTGAACGCCGAACCGCAAATCGACCCGGCGACGGTTCGCGATCTGTATCAGGGAGAACGCTCATGA
- a CDS encoding malonate decarboxylase subunit delta: protein METLSFEFPAGQPAKGRALVGCVGSGDLEVLLEPGTAGTLTIQVQTSVNGAQLRWQHLFERIFQEQTPPALNIDIHDFGATPGVVRLRLEQGFEEIGHD, encoded by the coding sequence ATGGAAACCTTATCCTTTGAATTCCCCGCCGGGCAGCCCGCAAAGGGCCGCGCGCTGGTAGGTTGCGTCGGCTCCGGCGACCTCGAAGTGCTGCTGGAACCGGGAACCGCCGGCACCCTGACGATCCAGGTGCAGACCTCGGTGAACGGTGCGCAGCTGCGTTGGCAGCATCTGTTCGAGCGGATCTTCCAGGAACAGACACCCCCCGCATTGAACATCGATATCCACGACTTCGGCGCCACACCCGGCGTGGTGCGCTTGCGCCTGGAGCAAGGCTTCGAGGAGATCGGTCATGACTGA
- a CDS encoding triphosphoribosyl-dephospho-CoA synthase — protein MHALKLHDLTLAERLADMAVDALIDEADLSPKPALVDRRGNGAHTDLHLGLMHASALSLWPAFKEMAEAAVEFGEVGLPLREALGRIGREGEQVMLVTTSGVNTHRGAIWALGLLVAAAALQPESCTASAVTLRAARLALLNDRYAPQPLSHGAQVAQRYGARGAREEAQLGFPSVLQRGLPQLKKSRLQQHGEQNARLDALLAIMTDLADTCVLYRAGPEGLQAMQQGAQAVLDAGGSASLAGRRQLHELDQQLLALNASPGGAADLLAACLFIDRLDGAL, from the coding sequence ATGCACGCACTCAAACTGCACGACCTGACGCTGGCCGAACGCCTGGCCGACATGGCCGTCGACGCGTTGATCGATGAGGCAGACCTGTCGCCGAAACCCGCCCTGGTAGACCGTCGCGGCAACGGCGCCCATACCGATTTGCACCTCGGCTTGATGCACGCCTCGGCGCTGTCGCTGTGGCCGGCGTTCAAGGAAATGGCCGAGGCCGCTGTCGAATTTGGCGAAGTCGGTTTGCCCCTGCGTGAAGCCCTCGGGCGCATCGGTCGCGAAGGTGAGCAGGTGATGCTCGTCACCACCAGCGGCGTTAATACCCATCGTGGCGCGATCTGGGCGCTCGGCCTGTTAGTCGCCGCCGCCGCACTGCAACCGGAATCCTGCACTGCCAGCGCGGTGACGTTGCGCGCCGCCCGCCTGGCCTTGCTCAACGACCGTTACGCACCGCAACCGCTGAGCCACGGCGCCCAGGTCGCACAACGCTACGGTGCACGCGGTGCCCGCGAAGAAGCGCAATTGGGCTTCCCGTCGGTGCTGCAACGCGGCCTGCCCCAACTGAAGAAAAGCCGCCTGCAGCAACACGGCGAACAGAACGCGCGCCTCGACGCCTTGCTGGCGATCATGACCGACCTGGCCGACACCTGCGTGCTCTACCGCGCCGGTCCTGAAGGCTTGCAGGCCATGCAACAAGGCGCCCAAGCGGTGCTGGACGCCGGCGGCAGTGCAAGCCTCGCCGGCCGCCGCCAACTGCATGAGCTGGACCAGCAACTGCTGGCGCTGAATGCCTCCCCCGGTGGCGCCGCCGACCTGTTGGCCGCCTGCCTGTTTATCGACCGCCTCGACGGAGCGCTGTGA
- the mdcA gene encoding malonate decarboxylase subunit alpha, which produces MTTTTSPDSRWTRRRDEKQRRLALVRSFADGAVLPSDRIVEALEALILPGDRVVLEGNNQKQADFLSRSLAKADPAKLHDLHMIMPSVGRSEHLDLFEKGIARKLDFSFAGTQSLRISHLLEDGLLEIGAIHTYIELYARLVVDLIPNVVLSAGFMADRAGNIYTGPSTEDTPALIEPAAFSDGIVIVQVNQLVDDVTDLPRVDIPASWVDFVVVADKPFYIEPLFTRDPRHIKPVHVLMAMMAIRGIYEKHNVQSLNHGIGFNTAAIELILPTYGESLGLKGKICRNWTLNPHPTLIPAIESGWVESVHCFGTELGMENYIAARPDVFFTGRDGSLRSNRMFCQLAGQYAVDLFIGATLQVDGDGHSSTVTRGRLAGFGGAPNMGHDPRGRRHGTPAWLDMRHDDAPEALLERGKKLVVQMVETFQEGGKPTFVETLDAVEVARKSGMPLAPIMIYGDDVTHLLTEEGIAYLYKARSLEERQAMIAAVAGVTAIGLRHNPKDTARMRREGLIALPEDLGIRRTDATRELLAAKSVADLVEWSGGLYNPPAKFRSW; this is translated from the coding sequence ATGACAACAACAACTTCCCCCGACTCGCGCTGGACGCGGCGGCGCGATGAGAAGCAGCGCCGCCTCGCATTGGTGCGATCCTTCGCCGATGGCGCCGTGCTCCCCAGCGACCGCATTGTCGAAGCCCTGGAAGCCCTGATCCTCCCCGGCGACCGCGTGGTGCTGGAGGGCAACAACCAGAAGCAGGCCGATTTCCTCTCGCGCTCCCTGGCCAAGGCCGACCCCGCCAAGCTCCACGACCTGCACATGATCATGCCCAGCGTCGGCCGCTCCGAGCACCTGGACCTGTTTGAAAAGGGCATCGCCCGCAAGCTGGATTTCTCCTTTGCCGGCACCCAGTCCCTGCGCATCAGCCATTTGCTGGAAGACGGCCTGCTGGAAATTGGCGCGATTCATACCTACATCGAACTCTACGCGCGGCTGGTGGTGGACCTGATCCCCAACGTGGTCCTGTCGGCCGGCTTCATGGCCGACCGCGCCGGCAATATCTACACCGGCCCGAGCACCGAAGACACACCCGCGCTGATCGAGCCGGCCGCCTTCAGCGATGGCATCGTCATCGTCCAGGTCAACCAACTGGTGGATGACGTCACCGACCTGCCGCGCGTCGACATCCCCGCGAGCTGGGTCGATTTCGTGGTGGTCGCTGACAAGCCCTTCTACATCGAACCGCTGTTCACCCGCGACCCACGCCACATCAAGCCCGTGCATGTGTTGATGGCGATGATGGCGATCCGCGGCATCTATGAAAAACATAACGTTCAATCGCTGAACCACGGCATCGGTTTCAACACCGCCGCCATCGAATTGATCCTGCCGACCTACGGTGAATCCCTGGGCCTGAAGGGCAAGATCTGTCGCAACTGGACCCTCAACCCGCACCCAACCCTGATCCCGGCCATCGAAAGCGGCTGGGTCGAAAGCGTGCATTGCTTCGGCACCGAACTGGGCATGGAGAACTACATCGCCGCCCGGCCGGATGTGTTCTTCACCGGCCGCGACGGCTCGCTGCGTTCCAACCGGATGTTCTGCCAACTGGCCGGCCAGTACGCGGTGGACCTGTTTATCGGCGCCACCTTGCAGGTCGATGGCGACGGTCATTCCTCCACCGTTACCCGTGGCCGCCTCGCCGGTTTTGGTGGTGCGCCGAACATGGGCCACGACCCGCGCGGTCGCCGCCATGGCACACCCGCCTGGCTCGACATGCGCCACGACGACGCCCCGGAAGCCTTGCTCGAACGCGGCAAAAAGCTCGTGGTGCAGATGGTCGAGACCTTCCAGGAAGGCGGCAAACCCACCTTTGTCGAAACCCTCGACGCGGTGGAAGTCGCCCGCAAAAGCGGCATGCCCCTGGCGCCGATCATGATCTACGGCGATGACGTCACACACCTGCTCACCGAAGAAGGCATCGCCTACCTGTACAAGGCCCGCTCCCTGGAAGAGCGCCAGGCGATGATCGCCGCCGTGGCCGGGGTGACCGCCATCGGCTTGCGCCACAACCCCAAGGACACCGCACGCATGCGTCGCGAAGGCTTGATTGCGCTGCCCGAAGACCTCGGCATCCGCCGCACCGATGCCACCCGCGAGCTGCTGGCCGCCAAGAGCGTGGCCGATCTGGTGGAGTGGTCCGGTGGCTTGTACAACCCGCCCGCCAAGTTCAGGAGCTGGTAA
- a CDS encoding nucleotidyltransferase domain-containing protein has protein sequence MQTLPLSTALFTVTQQKVLGLLFGKPDHSFFTNEIARWAKVGKGSLTRELERLQLAGILTVTRQGNQTHYQANPQCPVYSELLAIVRKTLSLDEPLRNALAPFATQLKWAFIYGSIAKGEAHSSSDIDLMLIGESLNYSEVMEQLMPLEEQLGRTINPTLYTPEDWIGKWNAGHSFVQRVAEQDKINLIGENPVESKDGQQGKPGEPAT, from the coding sequence ATGCAAACCCTGCCCCTTAGCACTGCGCTATTCACCGTGACTCAGCAGAAAGTCTTGGGTTTGCTCTTTGGCAAGCCCGACCATAGCTTCTTCACCAATGAAATCGCCCGCTGGGCAAAGGTGGGCAAGGGCAGCCTGACCCGCGAGCTGGAGCGTTTGCAGTTGGCAGGCATCCTGACGGTGACGCGCCAGGGCAACCAAACCCACTACCAGGCCAACCCGCAGTGCCCCGTTTACTCGGAGCTGTTGGCCATCGTGCGCAAGACCCTGAGCCTGGATGAGCCATTGCGCAACGCACTGGCTCCATTTGCCACGCAACTGAAGTGGGCATTTATCTACGGTTCCATCGCCAAGGGCGAGGCGCACTCATCCAGTGACATAGATCTGATGCTGATCGGCGAAAGCCTCAACTACAGTGAAGTCATGGAGCAGCTCATGCCGCTGGAAGAGCAACTGGGCCGCACCATCAACCCGACGCTCTATACCCCCGAAGACTGGATCGGCAAATGGAATGCCGGTCATAGTTTTGTGCAGCGGGTGGCGGAGCAGGACAAGATCAACCTGATTGGGGAAAACCCCGTGGAGTCCAAGGATGGACAGCAAGGCAAACCTGGAGAACCTGCAACGTAG
- a CDS encoding DUF6124 family protein gives MFKPTPNPPHNTEIEHRKLQAAAERAMDHYFPTSASSSLFTVTPSQSTEALLANASETFASLNALTSNLAFELEGSQRGVVLAIQQMSELGQLLVDQALEQVAPSCAA, from the coding sequence ATGTTCAAACCTACCCCCAATCCGCCCCACAACACCGAAATCGAACACCGCAAACTCCAGGCCGCCGCCGAGCGTGCGATGGATCATTACTTTCCGACTTCGGCTTCATCTTCACTCTTTACCGTCACCCCCTCTCAATCCACCGAAGCCCTGCTGGCCAACGCTTCTGAAACCTTTGCCTCACTCAACGCCCTGACTTCCAACCTGGCCTTTGAATTGGAAGGTTCCCAGCGCGGCGTTGTGCTGGCCATTCAGCAGATGAGTGAGCTGGGGCAGTTACTGGTTGATCAGGCACTGGAGCAGGTTGCTCCTTCTTGCGCAGCCTAA
- a CDS encoding chemotaxis protein CheW, with translation MLDHRATQLTGLLLPLADRHLLLPNVAVAELIDFQRGEPASDAPPWYLRQVTWRDRQLPLISFEAACGESGVVGERARIVVLNTLGGRPTLKFIALVIQGIPRSYKLDSQLSYVDVPLCPLELAAVQVGEHVARVPDLMGLEALLVEAGLA, from the coding sequence GTGCTTGATCACCGCGCAACTCAACTCACCGGCTTGCTGCTGCCATTGGCCGACCGTCACCTGTTGTTGCCCAACGTCGCCGTGGCCGAGCTGATCGACTTCCAGCGCGGCGAACCGGCCAGTGATGCGCCGCCGTGGTATTTGCGGCAGGTTACCTGGCGGGATCGGCAGTTGCCGTTGATCAGCTTTGAGGCCGCGTGTGGCGAGTCGGGCGTGGTGGGAGAGCGGGCGCGGATTGTGGTGTTGAACACCCTCGGAGGACGGCCGACGTTGAAGTTTATTGCGTTGGTGATCCAGGGGATTCCGCGCTCGTACAAGCTCGATAGCCAGTTGAGTTATGTGGACGTGCCGTTGTGCCCGCTGGAGTTGGCGGCGGTGCAGGTGGGGGAGCATGTGGCCAGGGTGCCGGACTTGATGGGATTGGAGGCGTTGTTGGTCGAGGCCGGATTGGCCTGA